GGACGGCGCCGACTACGGCTGGCCGCACTGCTACCACAGCCAGGGCAAGGTCTACGCCGATCCCAAGTTCCCGCGCAAGGCCGGCTGCGGCAAGGTGCCGCGCGCGTTCGGCTGGTTTCCCGCGCACGCCTCGGCGCTGGGCGTGGACTGGTTCCCGGCCGGCGGCGACGCCTTGAGCGAGCAGTACGTGGTCGCCCTGCACGGCTCCACCAACGCCAAGATCGGCCACGGCTACAAGCTGGTGCGCGTGAACGCCGACGGTCGCTACAGCGCCGACCTGATCACCGGCTTCCTCGACGGCGGCAAGGTCAACGGCCGCCCCTGCGGCGTGCTGCGCATGGGCCGGGACGCGTTCCTGTTCACCGACGACAAGTACGGCGTGATCTATTACGTGAGGCCCAAGCGATGAACCCACCGGTGGCCGGCATCGGCGCACGTACCCTGGACGACCGCGCGCTGCGCTTGTTCATCGTGCTGTCGGCGTTCTTCTGCGTGAACGCGGTGCTGGCCGAGTTCATCGGGGTCAAGATCTTCGCCCTGGAAGACACTCTGGGCATCGCGCCGCTGCAATGGAACCTGTTCGGCCAGAGCGGCTCGCTGAGCTTCACCGCCGGCACCCTGCTGTGGCCGGTGGTGTTCCTGATGACCGACGTGATCAACGAGTTCTTCGGCCGCCGCGGCGTGCGCACGATCTCGTGGCTGGCGGCCATGCTGATCGTGTACGGCTTCGTCTTCGCCTTCGCGGCGATCTCCCTGGCGCCGGCCGGCTGGTGGGTCAAGGCCGCCGAATCCCAGGGCGTGGCCGACTACCAGGCCGCGTTCGCCGCGGTGTTCGGCCAGGGCCTGTGGACCATCGCCGGTTCGCTGGTGGCCTTCATGCTGGGCCAGCTCATCGACGTCGCCGTGTTCCACCGCATCCGCAACGCCACCGGCGAAAAGCACATCTGGCTGCGCGCCACCGGCTCCACCGCGGTATCGCAGCTGGTCGACAGTTTCGTGGTGCTGTACATCGCCTTCGTGCTGGGCCCGCAGAAGTGGCCAACCTCGCTGTTCCTGGCCGTGAGCACGGTCAACTACGCCTACAAGATGCTGGCCGCCTTCGCGATGATCCCGCTGATCTACTTGGTGCGGGCGGCGATCGTGCGCTACTTGGGTGAGGCGCGTGCGCATCAGTTGCGTGAGGAAGCGGCGGCCTAAGTGAGAGTCGCGGCGCGAGGTTGGCGCTGCGCGTGCCCTCACCCCAACCCCTCTCCCGCAAGCGGGAGAGGGGCTAAGACCAGCGGCGTCGGATGGGTTCCCTCTCCCGTTCACGGGAGAGGGCTAGGGTGAGGGGATGAGCGCGCAGCGCGAATGCCCTTAGATTTGCAGCACACGCCCATTCACCCGTGACTTCCGACCGGGGCGGGCGGCAAGCCCCTCGGCCATGCTGGCGGCTTCATCCTCCGGGGAACCCCCATGACCTTGCGTCCGCTCGCCCTAGCACTCGCCCTGACCCTGGCCGCCGCGACGGCCGCGCCCGCCGTGGCCGCCGACGCGCCCAAGGCGGTCGCTTCCGATTCCGCCAAGGCCGCCAAGCTCACCGCGCTGTACGCGCAGTACTGGGAAGAGACGCTCAAGCTCAACCCGGTGCAGGCCACCTTCCAGGGCGACAACCGCTACAACGACCAGCTGCCCGATTTCGGCAGCGCCGAATATCGCAAGCAGTCGCACGACTTCACCGTGCGCTGGCTCAAGACCGTGCAGGACATCGGCCCGGCCGGCCTGCAGGGCCAGGATCTGCTGAGCTTCGAGACGTTCGTGCGCGAAGCCAAGAGCTCGCTGGAAGGCGAGCAGTTCCCCGACTGGATGATGCCCGTCAACCAGATGGGCAGCATCCCCAGCTTCGCCGCGCAGATGGGTTCGGGCACCAGCGCGCAGCCGTTCAAGACCGTGCAGGACTACGACAACTGGCTGGCACGCGGCAACAAGTTGCCGGTGCTGTTCGACACCTCCATCGCCAACATGCGCGAAGGCATGAAGGCCGGCGTGGTCCAGCCGCGCGCGCTGATGGTCAAGGTGATCCCGCAGTTGGACGCGCTGATCAAGGACAAGCCCGAAGACACCCTGTTCTGGGGCCCGATCAAGGACCTGCCCAAGGACTTCTCCGACGCCGACAAGCAGCGCCTGACCGCGGCCTACCGCGAGATGATCGCCAACCGGCTGATGCCGGCCTACAAGAAGCTGCGCGCCTTCATCAACGACGAATACCTGCCGGCCACGCGCGACAGCGTGGGCCTGGACAAGCTGCCCAACGGCCAGGCCTGGTACGCCTTCAACGCGCGGCAGCGCACCACCACCGATCTGAGCCCGGCGCAGATCCACCAGATCGGCCTGGACGAGGTCGCGCGCATCCACGGCGAGATCCGCAAGATCATGGCCCAGGTGGGCTTCAAGGGTTCGCTGCAGGACTTCTTCAAGTTCATGCAGACCGACCCGCGCTTCAGCTTCAAGAGCGAGGAAGCGCTGCTGGAGCACTACCGCGCGCTGGAGGCCAAGATCAACCTCAAGGTGCCGCAGCAGTTCTCGCTGCTGCCCAAGGCGCCGTTCGAGATCCGCGCGGTCGAGCCCTTCCGCGCCCAGTCCGCGGCCGGCGGCGAATACCGCTCGCCCAGCGAGGACGGCAGCCGTCCGGGCGTGTTCTACGTCAACACCTACGACCTGCCCACGCGCAAGACCTGGGACGCCGAGGACCTGTACCTGCACGAAGCCATCCCCGGCCACCACTTCCAGCTGGCCCTGCAGCAGGAACTGACCGGTATCCCGGCCTTCCGCCGCTTCGGCGGCGAAACCGCCTTCATCGAAGGCTGGGGCCTGTACGCCGAGTCGCTGGGCAAGGACCTGGGCGTGTACACCGATCCCTACAACTACTTCGGCTATCTCCAGAACGAGCTGTGGCGCGCGATTCGCCTGGTCACCGACACCGGTCTGCACAGCAAGGGGTGGACCCGCGAGCAGGTGATCAAGTACATGCTCGACAACTCGGCCGAGAGCGAGACCCAGTCCACCGCCGAAGCCGAGCGCTACATCGCCTGGCCGGGCCAGGCCCTGGCCTACAAGATCGGCGAGCTGAAGATCCAGGAGCTGCGCCGCAAGGCCCAGCAGGAACTGGGCGCCAAGTTCGACGTGCGCGAGTTCCACGCCGAAGTGCTTAAGGACGGCTCGGTGCCGCTGGAAGTGCTGCAGCAGAAGATCGACCGCTGGATCGCCAGCAAGAAGGGCTGAGCGCATAGCGCAGCCTGATGAAAAAGCCGGGCGATGCCCGGCTTTTTCTTTGCCCGTTGCCGCCGCGGCTTACTTGATCGAAAAACTGATCGTGTAGTTCGACTTCTTGCCCTGACGCGTGGCCGCGCGCATCTGATAGACGCGCACCGTGTAGTCGCCGCTGGCCGGCAGGCGCCCGCTCCAGCGGTTTTCGCCGCTGATGGAACTGTTGACCAGCGCTTCCTGGCTGCCGGGCGGCAGCACGTTGAAATAGGCGTTGGTGGACCCCTTGAGGCTGACCGTGAGCGTCTGCCCGGCCTTGGCCGCGAGCACGTAGTCGCGGCTGTCGCCGAGGCTGCCGCTGAGGGTGGCGGCGTTGGCGCCGGGCTTGAACGCGACGCGTTCGGCCAGGGCGCTGCCAGCGAGCAGCAGGCCGGCGCAGAGCGCGGCGGCCAGGGCCGCGCGGCGTGGGAAGGGCATGAGAGCGGTTGCGGACATGAGGAAAGACTCCGTGTGAGAGGCGGCAACGCATGGGCGCGCATGCGCCAGCAGCCTCTCGGCCACCGCCGTGGCCACAGCATAGGCAGGCCAGGCCCGCCTCCAGCCTGAACGGATGCTGGCGCGCTCGTCCATCACATTGCTGAATCGGCGAAAAAATCGCCAATTGGCACACCCAGGCCTCATAATTACTGCTTAACGCGTCACAAATCGTGTCGCACTACGCCTACCTCAGCCCGCCATCGCCAGCCACGGAAGACGGATGTTCGACTTAGCAGTGCCGCCCCATCACGCCCGTCGCTGGCGTGCAGCGGGCCGTTTCTTCGCCGCCTTCCTGCTCCTAGTCGCAGTGTCCGTTCCCGCCTATGCGCAGGAATGGAGCTACCGCGTGCGCCCGGGCGACAACCTCTGGGATCTGAGCGCGCGCCATCTGCGCCCGGACGTGGACTGGCGCCGCCTGCAGCGGCTCAATCGCGTCGACGATCCCTATCGCCTGCCGCCGGGCAGCCTGCTGCGCTTTCCGGTGTCGTGGCTGCGCATCGAGCCTGCCAAGGCGACCCTGGTCGCACTGCGCGGCCAGGTGCGCGCGCAGGTGTCGGCACGCGGCGACGTGGCCGCGGCCAGCGAAGGCCTGCGCCTGGGCATCGGAGGCTGGATCGAAACCGGCGCCGGCGCCAGCGCCACCCTGGAATTCGCCGACGGTTCGCGCCTGCTGCTGATGGCCAACAGCCGCATCGTCTTCGACCGGCTCAGCACCTACGGCCGCACCGGCATGGTCGACACGCGCATGCGCCTGCAGCGCGGCCGCGCGACCAACCGGGTGATCCCGGCGCGCGGTCCCGCATCGCGCTACATCATCGAAACCCCGTCGGCGACCTCCAGCGTGCGCGGCACCCACTTCCGCGTGAGCGCCGGCGAAAACGAAGAGCCCGCCGCCACCGAGGTGCTGGAAGGCAAGGTGCAGGTGGACGGCAGCCAGGGCGCCGGCGTGCTGCTGCGTCCCGGCTACGGCAGCATCGCCCGCGCCGGCGCCGCGACCTCGGCGCCCGTGCCGCTGCTGCCCGCGCCGACCCTGGATGCGGCACGCAGCCGCCTGGACGCGCTGCCGCTGACCCTGGCCTGGGCGCGCACCGACGGCGCGGTCGCCTACCGCGTGGAGGTGGTGCGCGACGATGCGCCCGAAGTGCAGCTGTTCGAAGCACGCACCCAGGACACCCAACTGCGCATTCCCGCCCTGCCCGCCGGCCGCCACCGCGTACTGCTGCACGCCATCGCCGGCAACGGCCTGGGCGGCAGCGACGCGCAGCACGTGTTCGAACTGGCCGCGCTGCCGCCGCCGCTGACCATCCGCCCGCTGGACGGCGAAACCCTGTACGCGCCGCGTCCGCGTTTCGAATGGACGCTGAGCCCGGGCGCCGCCGACACACTGTTGCAGTTGGCCGACGATCCCGGGTTCGAACGCCTGCGCGCGGAGACCGCAGTGTCAGGCACGCGCTACCGCGCCGCGCAGGACCTGCCGCCGGGTCGCTACTACTGGCGCGTGGCCGCGCGCGACGCCGCCGGCCGCGGCGGCGCCTACGGCGATGCCCTGCCCTTCGACGTCAGCGACGCCCCGCCCGATCCGGGCCTGCAACCGCCGCAGGCCGAACAGGGCCAGCTCACCCTGCGCTGGAAGGACGCCGCGCCGGGCCAGCGCTTCCAGGTGCAGATCGCGCGCAAGCGCGACTTCGCCCAGCCGCTGCTGGACCGCGAAGTCGACACGCCGCAGGTGAGCCTGGACCGCCCCGGCGGTGGCCGCTGGTACGTGCGGGTGCGCCCGATCGAGGACGATGGCTACGCCGGGCCCTACGGTCCGGTGCAGGAAATCCGCCTGCCCTGCCGCGTCTGCTATGCCGGTGCCGGCGCGCTCGTGCTATTGCTGGTGTTGTGAACGCCTTTGCGCCGTCGTGGCCGTTGCGGATCGCCATCGCCTTGGCGGCCGCCGGCCTGGCCGCGCTGATCAGCGTGTACGGCGCGTTCTGGTTCCTGGACGACGCCTTCTACGACCAGCATCTGGCCGCCTGGACCTACCCGCCCGACGACGACGTGGTCATCGTCGCCATCGACGACCAGAGCCTGAGCGAGCTGGGCCAGTGGCCGTGGCCGCGCGATCTGCATGCCG
The sequence above is a segment of the Lysobacter silvisoli genome. Coding sequences within it:
- a CDS encoding FecR family protein; the encoded protein is MSVPAYAQEWSYRVRPGDNLWDLSARHLRPDVDWRRLQRLNRVDDPYRLPPGSLLRFPVSWLRIEPAKATLVALRGQVRAQVSARGDVAAASEGLRLGIGGWIETGAGASATLEFADGSRLLLMANSRIVFDRLSTYGRTGMVDTRMRLQRGRATNRVIPARGPASRYIIETPSATSSVRGTHFRVSAGENEEPAATEVLEGKVQVDGSQGAGVLLRPGYGSIARAGAATSAPVPLLPAPTLDAARSRLDALPLTLAWARTDGAVAYRVEVVRDDAPEVQLFEARTQDTQLRIPALPAGRHRVLLHAIAGNGLGGSDAQHVFELAALPPPLTIRPLDGETLYAPRPRFEWTLSPGAADTLLQLADDPGFERLRAETAVSGTRYRAAQDLPPGRYYWRVAARDAAGRGGAYGDALPFDVSDAPPDPGLQPPQAEQGQLTLRWKDAAPGQRFQVQIARKRDFAQPLLDREVDTPQVSLDRPGGGRWYVRVRPIEDDGYAGPYGPVQEIRLPCRVCYAGAGALVLLLVL
- a CDS encoding queuosine precursor transporter; translation: MNPPVAGIGARTLDDRALRLFIVLSAFFCVNAVLAEFIGVKIFALEDTLGIAPLQWNLFGQSGSLSFTAGTLLWPVVFLMTDVINEFFGRRGVRTISWLAAMLIVYGFVFAFAAISLAPAGWWVKAAESQGVADYQAAFAAVFGQGLWTIAGSLVAFMLGQLIDVAVFHRIRNATGEKHIWLRATGSTAVSQLVDSFVVLYIAFVLGPQKWPTSLFLAVSTVNYAYKMLAAFAMIPLIYLVRAAIVRYLGEARAHQLREEAAA
- a CDS encoding DUF885 domain-containing protein: MTLRPLALALALTLAAATAAPAVAADAPKAVASDSAKAAKLTALYAQYWEETLKLNPVQATFQGDNRYNDQLPDFGSAEYRKQSHDFTVRWLKTVQDIGPAGLQGQDLLSFETFVREAKSSLEGEQFPDWMMPVNQMGSIPSFAAQMGSGTSAQPFKTVQDYDNWLARGNKLPVLFDTSIANMREGMKAGVVQPRALMVKVIPQLDALIKDKPEDTLFWGPIKDLPKDFSDADKQRLTAAYREMIANRLMPAYKKLRAFINDEYLPATRDSVGLDKLPNGQAWYAFNARQRTTTDLSPAQIHQIGLDEVARIHGEIRKIMAQVGFKGSLQDFFKFMQTDPRFSFKSEEALLEHYRALEAKINLKVPQQFSLLPKAPFEIRAVEPFRAQSAAGGEYRSPSEDGSRPGVFYVNTYDLPTRKTWDAEDLYLHEAIPGHHFQLALQQELTGIPAFRRFGGETAFIEGWGLYAESLGKDLGVYTDPYNYFGYLQNELWRAIRLVTDTGLHSKGWTREQVIKYMLDNSAESETQSTAEAERYIAWPGQALAYKIGELKIQELRRKAQQELGAKFDVREFHAEVLKDGSVPLEVLQQKIDRWIASKKG